From the genome of Brachyhypopomus gauderio isolate BG-103 chromosome 20, BGAUD_0.2, whole genome shotgun sequence, one region includes:
- the LOC143484190 gene encoding uncharacterized protein LOC143484190, with translation MRQIKQMRRGLKETPMWSVLSQRPDTVPLLFPRESLQCVPEMSANSSKGGEEGGEVLLELHLLCDSETSCTKSVGTDLSMEDIGNLQTEVCELRKVIELLERKLNQQPENLSKEKDVATVCSVCKAELNQRETQDYGQRDQHTPQDTEDILSQNPVCKPEANPMETLEPDCNAGVQHTPQDMEDVSSLSPVCEMKTKPILETLELDCNTEYQYIKQEMQDVPCVFVVCKTESNPVETRDTDSNTTSQFIKQEIQHEINMSLVDKIDPNPTESLGSNCNVGDQHTSQTPLKMCSVRLVDCIRGGHDDCNNKNDFIPDRITSQQPVAGMNPKRTQRKEAGIKGELKSSLLLHVFSCSVCPHAYTAQMYLHKHIRTCHHEEYVRLLKSGQIKYENLAPKRSFRNPQMLSKTLQRIHKEAKLYRCSECGKRFNRWSDFHRHHFIHTGEKPYRCSECGKCFTRQYHLQRHQRTHTGEKPYHCSECGKGFSRQDGLNEHWQIHVRENPQMLSKT, from the exons ATGCGGCAAATCAAACAAATGAGACGTGGCCTCAAGGAAACCCCGATGTGGTCAGTTTTGTCCCAACGCCCAGACACGGTGCCTCTGCTTTTCCCAAGAGAATCATTACAGTGCGTCCCAGAG ATGTCTGCTAACAGCAGTaagggtggagaggagggtggagaggttcTACTGGAGTTACACCTGTTATGTGACTCTGAAACATCCTGCACAAAGTCAGTAGGGACTGATCTCTCCATGGAGGATATTGGAAACCTACAAACTGAAGTCTGTGAACTGAGAAAAGTGATTGAATTGCTAGAGAGAAAGTTGAATCAGCAACCAGAAAATCTTTCTAAAGAG AAGGATGTTGCCACTGTGTGCAGTGTCTGTAAAGCTGAACTAAACCAAAGAGAAACACAAGACTATGGTCAgagagaccagcacacaccacaggacacagaGGATATACTCAGTCAGAATCCAGTGTGTAAACCCGAAGCAAATCCCATGGAGACACTGGAACCTGACTGTAACGCTGGAGTccagcacacaccacaggacatgGAGGATGTATCCAGTCTGTCTCCAGTGtgtgaaatgaaaacaaaacccatattggaaacacTGGAACTTGACTGTAACACTGAGTACCAATACATAAAGCAGGAGATGCAGGATGTGCCTTGTGTATTTGTGGTGTGTAAGACTGAATCAAACCCTGTGGAGACACGGGACACTGACTCGAACACCACGAGCCAATTCATAAAGCAGGAGATACAGCATGAAATCAATATGTCTCTTGTGGATAAAATCGACCCAAACCCCACAGAGTCCCTGGGCTCTAACTGTAATGTTGGAGACCAGCACACATCACAGACTCCATTAAAGATGTGTTCAGTGAGACTAGTGGACTGCATCCGTGGTGGACATGATGATTGTAATAATAAGAATGATTTTATACCAG ATAGGATTACATCACAACAGCCAGTGGCAGGCATGAACCCaaaaagaacacagagaaaggaGGCGGGGATTAAAGGAG AACTCAAATCTTCTTTACTCCTGCACGTCTTCTCCTGCTCTGTGTGTCCACATGCCTATACAGCTCAAATGTATCTCCACAAACACATCAGGACATGTCACCAtgaggagtatgtcagactgcTGAAGTCAGGACAAATTAAATATGAGAATCTGGCACCCAAACGCAGCTTCAGAAATCCACAAATGTTATCCAAAACTCTCCAGCGCATTCACAAAGAAGCAAAGCTGTATcgttgctcagagtgtgggaaaagATTTAATAGATGGAGTGATTTCCATCGACACCATTTCATTCACACAGGTGAGAAGCCGTAtcgctgctcagagtgtgggaaatgTTTTACTCGACAGTATCATCTCCAACGACACCAgcgcactcacacaggagagaagccatatcactgctcagagtgtgggaaaggTTTTAGTCGACAGGATGGTCTCAATGAACACTGGCAAATTCACGTTAGAGAGAATCCACAGATGTTATCTAAAACTTAA